In the genome of Primulina eburnea isolate SZY01 chromosome 13, ASM2296580v1, whole genome shotgun sequence, the window CAATAATAATATTGTATAAAATAGAGAAGAATGGGAATACAAGAGGATAATGTATGAAAAATGACTTTTAAAAGTCATGTACTAGGACCTCCCCAAATCAAACCTCAGATTGTCACAAATTGGAGAAGCAACATCATGGTAGTTTTTTACTTAATCAATCCTAGAATCTTAATTCCAAATTGTTGTCAACGATTTTTGACTGGTCTCTTTTGATATTATCTATTGTTGTTTAATCCAATCTACCTCGATGACATTATTCTCATAAAAAATCCAATAACCATCCgtgtattaatttttttttttatgtgagaCCAAGCATAATCCTCACATGTTTTGATCAATTATAGTTGTTAGATGTTGTATggcaaaatatatttaaaactttaaaaaccGGAATTATTTTGGGTTGTTTTAAGTCGAAGATTGGCAAGGGTATACACATATACTAGTACATCTTGTCGCATGCAAACTTGATATTCGGAAATGTATTGATTGAAATTGACATCAAAACTCACAAAATGCAAGTCAAGCCTATGCTGCGCCTTTGCTCCAATTCagcaaatattatatataattaatcaaGTTCACGAGTGAAATTTGAAAAGAGTTTCGAAAAATTAGGGAAAGATGTGGACCCATAAAAGTGGGATGAAAACATTCATCTATGAATCATGATTTTGTACCAACAAAACGTCTGAAGAGAATCTAGTGTGATACATCAATtcttcttttccttttcctttttaaacatatatacattttcgtatattattaaattatatatatatatatttcacttTGAATTTCATAATTTGATAAATGGTAAGATGAATAACTGGAAAACAAATTCAAAGTGAAATGTTaattatttgatgaaataataattaaaaaaaaaggatTTAAATTTTGTGATTGAAGTGACGTACGAGAATAAGTAATAAACTCAATTCATATAACATGATGTTCTTCACACACTGATCATTTTACTACACAACTCCATATATATAAATCCGCATGCCCCTACATATTCAATATATATACTCCTCCGATCCATTcatccacacacacacacacacacacacactcaaatTAATTTACATATATTTATGCATATATTCTGATCATCTGGGCTTCCATGAAATCAACCTTAACTACGACGAAAAACGAAGAACTCAGCAGGTTCAGTTTTCTTGAATAAAATATATTCCGAAATCATCAAATGGAGAATTCAGAGGAAGCTCGTGAACTCAAAACTGAAGAAAAAATCAAGCATCGTTTTCATGTATTGGCTGTTGATGACAGCCAGATTGATAGAAAGCTTTTGGAGAGGCTCCTCACTGTGTCTTCTTACCAaggtatacatatacatacacatatatGTGTGGTAGTTACAGAAAGCTGGGTTGATgaatttcttgaattttcttCTTTTCTGGTTCATTTCCATTTCGAGGTCTATTTTAATTGATATAATAAACCGTGTTGTTTAATAATGATTAAGCATGGAGAATACTTGATTTTATATTAATCAGATAGCTAGctgtaataatatataaatgttTACAGTGACATGCGTGGAATCTGGAGATAAGGCCTTGGAATATCTGGGGTTACTCGATATTCAAGAAGATAATGAATATGAAACACCATCATTATCAACTGCATCAAAGCCACAGGTGAGAAAATTCAATCTTTTTTTATCAAAACAAATTTTCATTATTTCATCCTGAGAACccaaattttatataaataaatatatgtaacatgaatttaaattcTAGCATGTGtaatttctttcttcttcttcttcttcttcttcttcttcttttattttttttaaaaaaattgaattagtGTAATTTGATCTGTACAAATTATATGCAGATCGATTACTATCTCTTTACATGTGCTATTTAAGCCGATATCTATCTAATATATCAGAACAATTGAATCTATTATATTCTTAAATTTTGGGAAAATTTCTTGAGAATTCTATATATCGTTCGCTGATAAATTCAGGAGGAGACTGATACGAAGTAATTAGTATCAGTCAAAGGTAAAACAAAAAGATTAGCTTAATTTGAGGCACAATGTTCGTAGATCgcctttttattattattatttttgtctCTAAAAAGGAGAGATATATATAAAGATGAACaagattaatatataataacttcacaaataacaatatttttcaatttcaTGTTTGATAATTTGAAAGACATTAGTTTTCAACCTTCGTCCTTTTCGTTTATATGGAAATTCGTAAGTCCTCTAGTTGGTAAGCCGTCCATATTTGAATACACATTTAAACCAACATAAAAAAGGTGGTTAATTAAATTGGTACTGTTTTAATTATAGCAGCAGGGAATTTCAGGCCATGCACATTTGGTACATTAAACTCCACATAAAATTTCTACCATCAATTTAATCTTTGGCGATAAAGTTTGAGATTTGAAATCGGATTAAAAAATGAACTTATTCTGATAGTCGTTTCGGATATTTTTAGGATTTGTTATCCTATAAcccaaaaatttaattaattttctaTATTTCGCCGTATAATTGCGACTATTATCGTTGCTCGTTTCATGTGTATGAATAACATAATGAATATAAATGAAACGAGCCCCAAATTCGATCATATGTAGGTTTCTTCTTCTAATTTCCCTCCTCCCAACTACTTGAAGAATTGTCCTGATCGATTTGTCATCATAAATTCATGAGAAGTCAACGTaggagtgtatatatatatatatatatatatatatatatatatatatatatatatatatatatatatatatatatatatatatgttctcATTAAGAATGATGCAATAGAATGGGGACCTTAGAAAACACTAAATCTTGAGGATCCGATGTTGACTTCTTGTTTTCACACGACAAATCAATGGCACTTCCTAGGGCAAGAAGTGTTGATTGAATATATTGCTATGATCACCTTTTATTAACGTGCAATATTTCTCCAATATTTTTTTGGGATCGATTCGTTTAATTTCTCCACATTGATGAATCCTTAGCTTAGgatgaagtaaatctaggatctCACACCATACATGGAATCCAATCATGACCTAGTTTTGTCTACATTATACCAGGAATAACTCTTCTGATGTAGTATATATAAAACGATTAACAAGTCCTGTCATGACTTGCATTTTTAATATAACGAGACTTTTGTTGGATTAATGCAGGTGTCGAAAATTAACCTAATCATCACAGATTATAATATGCCAGGAATTACTGGTTACGATTTATTGAAACGAGTGAAGGTTAGTAGCATCAATTTAATTTCTTGGTTTTTGTACATAATTTTTCCTGTAAATAAATACTGGGAGTAttttacatttatttttttaataacaatTTTTTTCCCACAGGATTCTTCTTGGAAAGACGTACCGGTTGTTGTTATGTCGTCGGAGAATGTCCCCTCAAGAATAAACAAGTAAAATTCACGATCTTTGATCCACATATATAATTCACTTGGATACCATTTCTCCTTAATTTACAACTCCGGGTTGTTTTATAATATGTTACTTAGAAAAGTGGCAATCCTCATCATTTTAAGCCATTTGTCGTGCGTTTAGAGGTTTGCTCGCTAAAAATATCAGCTACTTTGTTAATTTTAGTGTTCTTTTCCCCCAAAATCCATACAAAACTTAATGGAGAATTGATACAAAGGTGAAGGATATTATTAGATTAATTGAAACCAAAATTTCAAGGACAATCGATGTCATGATTTTTTCACAATACCCTGAAAGCAGGTTGAACTAACTAGCTagtttttggaaatatgatatcagaatagataatttttttttaattttaattttgacCAAGTCTCCAGTTGTTCCATAAGCTAGATCGAAAACGAATAATATTGTGTAGCTAATGTGTGTGATTGTTATATGTAGATGCATGGAAGGTGGAGCAGAAGAGTTCTTGTTGAAACCAGTGACATTATCAGATTTAAGTAAACTTCATTCCAATCTCCTCAATTCCATCACTCACTATCCTCCATGCGACAAAGACGAACAAGAAGATCAAGATGATAAGGAGGACGCCATAGTTAACAGCGTTGTAAATTCAAACAAGAGGAAGGCGACATCATCAGAACCCTCAGAGAGAAGGCCAAGAGTCAAAGAATTGCATGTTGCCTGAGAATACACGAGTTTCTGCATCTCTAACCACTGGCGGATCCAATATAATATGAGGGTAGGTCGTTGGTCGCCTCCTCTTAAACccaaaaaaatccaaaaaaaaaaaaaaaaatttgaaactttGTGTAATTATTTAAAGATTCAAGCCTCCCATAATTCCTATCTCGGCCCCCACCTCGAAAATCTTGGGCGATCCTtacaaacatgattttattattatcattaaagGAGACGGGCATTGATTACATAGTTAGGATGTACAAGGGAATCAAATAGGAAATGGGGCCGGGTAAAAGATTTTAGATATTGGTTGTCGGGTTATTTTGGATGGAATATGTTGTGATTCCGTGAACAAATTTACATCTGAGGAAAGAAATATTCCTAcgtgctttttttttttcccgagacatattataaaaaaatgaaCTTGATTGTAgagtaattatttaatatatctgATGAATAAAACATATTGTTCATCAATAATCCACCTAAACGACTACGAATATTTTTAATAGTTACATATGTCTACTATAGTAGGTATGTAGAATTTTGATGCTAGACCAACCGGGCAAGCAAGAATTAATTCGGTGAGTTCAgttccttttttaaaaaaataataagtaaTTATTTCTTGAGAATATTAGTTtcatttagaattttttttcttctacctgaacaaataaatataagaaatttacagTTCGGGTGAGATGGTGCAGATTTTCAGTTCAACCGAATAAATGGAACTGGTTTGGCAATTCGTCAATTTGATTATTTAAGTGTTTTCAATTCCATTAGCCAGACAATGAGTCTGATAAtttctatttttatgaaaaaaattcGCTGCTatgttaatttaaaataattcaagaaaCTTTATAAATTTGACAGAATCGATATTTGAATCGATGATAAAATACCTTAAGCAATGGAGAAAGCACCAAATTTGGGGTCTAATCGAAAAATAAATCCATAAGGCCAAAATAGTTAAATGTTGACCAAGCAAGTTCGTGAAAGGCAGAAAAGTTGACCCCCTGATGATTGGGGCTCTGATCTTTCATCTCTTTATCCTTAAATTTCACTAGTTTGGTTTGTTCGCAAATTTATTTCAAGTTGCAAGTCAGAGAGAGTGTAGCAGTAGGGGATGGCATGCATGCTTCcaaataataaaagaaaaaaatgttgAACATATGCTCACGAGACCAAAACCATTTAGTTCATAACCAAAGATGTCACTAATGCCAAAACAGCAACAACCACCATTATATTAAGGAAATAGTTTGACCGGAGAGGCTTATCTGGGCTCCCCCCAATCGTTTCGTACTCTGCTCGGATCTTTTGTTTCATAGTCTCTGATAACTCTCTCTGCAATTCAAATAAGTAAAGACTCGTTGAATTTATTCTTCTCCTTCGTTAAAAATGTCCAAATTTTAGAAAATCGTTGTTCACACGATTTGGTAATAGCTTCAATCTCTCGTTATTTTAAGTAACAGCAAACGAAAAGTAGACACTGGTATTGAATTTTAGTCCTGCATCAGTCATAAAAAGTAACGGATTTAAGAACTTGCACCATCATTCACGTGAAGATTATGGTGCATAAGAAGGGAAGTAGACAAGAGAGAGTTTGAATAAGCTATTCATAAGACTACCTTTCCC includes:
- the LOC140809496 gene encoding two-component response regulator ARR17-like; the protein is MENSEEARELKTEEKIKHRFHVLAVDDSQIDRKLLERLLTVSSYQVTCVESGDKALEYLGLLDIQEDNEYETPSLSTASKPQVSKINLIITDYNMPGITGYDLLKRVKDSSWKDVPVVVMSSENVPSRINKCMEGGAEEFLLKPVTLSDLSKLHSNLLNSITHYPPCDKDEQEDQDDKEDAIVNSVVNSNKRKATSSEPSERRPRVKELHVA